In one window of Cystobacter fuscus DSM 2262 DNA:
- a CDS encoding DUF3526 domain-containing protein, giving the protein MSTWTAELRLLFRAPLSAGALVLLLLLTTLSVAAGLAATARQSAVIERVEATQGLDLASVTQEYGKPGAEAGSAAYYTFHLTTDPPSPLAFAALGQRDVQPYVLRVRLLGLHSQLYESETLNPELALPGAFDFAFVLIYLAPLVIIALMHELVSGEREAGRLRLLVSLPASGLGVWGRRGLLRYLLVLGALLVPFGVGAALSRAPVAGTLAIALAAALYAAFWSGLALGVATRGRSSAANGAALMACWIALTLLAPALANAVISRAIPVAQGVDLTLAQRERVHRAWDIPKEETFRPFFVKHPEWRDTTPVLGRFHWKWYYAMHEVGDDGVAAEVADYRQSLTAREEWATRLGWLLPAAAVQTFLHRAADSDLRAQLAYQRGIEAFHTRLRDFYYPYLFHERPFQRADFERLPRHEPRPSSASLPLAPLLGLLLLTALASGAAIRGVRALSSFAAQEGR; this is encoded by the coding sequence ATGAGCACCTGGACCGCGGAACTCCGATTGTTGTTCCGGGCGCCGTTGAGCGCCGGCGCGCTCGTGCTGCTCCTGCTCCTGACGACCCTGTCCGTGGCGGCTGGCCTCGCGGCGACCGCCCGGCAGTCCGCCGTCATCGAGCGGGTGGAGGCCACGCAGGGACTGGACCTGGCCTCGGTGACCCAGGAGTACGGCAAGCCCGGCGCGGAGGCGGGCTCCGCCGCCTACTACACCTTCCACCTCACCACGGATCCACCGTCGCCCCTGGCCTTCGCGGCGCTCGGCCAGCGGGACGTGCAGCCCTATGTCCTGCGCGTGCGGCTGTTGGGCCTGCACTCGCAGCTCTACGAGTCCGAGACCCTGAATCCGGAGCTCGCGCTCCCCGGCGCCTTCGACTTCGCCTTCGTGCTGATCTACCTGGCGCCGCTGGTCATCATCGCCCTGATGCACGAGCTGGTGTCGGGCGAGCGGGAGGCGGGACGGCTCCGGCTCCTGGTTTCCCTTCCAGCCTCCGGTCTCGGGGTGTGGGGACGCCGCGGCCTCCTGCGCTACCTGCTGGTCCTGGGTGCCTTGCTCGTCCCGTTCGGGGTGGGCGCCGCGCTCTCCCGGGCTCCGGTGGCGGGGACCCTCGCCATCGCCCTGGCGGCGGCGCTCTATGCCGCGTTCTGGTCGGGACTGGCACTGGGGGTCGCCACGCGGGGCCGGAGTTCGGCGGCCAATGGCGCGGCGTTGATGGCCTGTTGGATCGCGCTGACCCTGCTGGCGCCCGCGCTGGCCAACGCCGTCATCTCCCGCGCCATCCCCGTGGCCCAGGGCGTCGATCTGACCCTGGCCCAGCGCGAGCGGGTGCACCGCGCCTGGGACATTCCCAAGGAGGAGACCTTCCGGCCCTTCTTCGTCAAGCATCCGGAGTGGCGCGACACGACGCCGGTGCTCGGCCGCTTCCATTGGAAGTGGTACTACGCCATGCACGAGGTGGGGGATGACGGGGTCGCCGCCGAGGTCGCGGACTACCGCCAGAGTCTGACGGCCCGCGAGGAATGGGCCACCCGGCTCGGCTGGCTCCTCCCGGCGGCCGCCGTCCAGACGTTCCTCCACCGCGCCGCGGACAGCGACCTGCGGGCGCAGCTGGCCTACCAGCGCGGCATCGAGGCGTTCCACACCCGGCTCCGCGACTTCTACTACCCGTACCTGTTCCACGAGCGGCCGTTCCAGCGGGCCGACTTCGAGCGGCTGCCTCGCCATGAACCCCGGCCATCGAGCGCCTCCCTGCCACTGGCTCCGCTGCTCGGGCTGCTGCTGCTGACGGCGCTCGCCTCTGGCGCCGCCATCCGAGGCGTCCGGGCCCTGTCCTCGTTCGCGGCCCAGGAAGGACGGTGA
- a CDS encoding ABC transporter permease, which yields MSFRHTKVLRVAAEEWRALVRNRVAVIASLTLVALLVTSALLGLEQREATRAARARYQATADEAFDAQPDRHPHRMVHYGQFVFRPLSALAFFDPGVDGFTGNTVFLEGHRQNSANFSEARQSSLLLRFGQLTPAFVLQTLAPLLIVFLAFGAVAREREQGTLRLLLAQGLRPSELAAGKLLAHAGGVAAIAAPALLVLAAVALAGWAPPVPSLLLVSGYLVYLFIWAVGALLVSLLVRRARDAMIVLVAAWMGVVILAPRLLPELAVARLPTPTRIETDVTIHRELKRIGDSHNPDDPYFSEFKAKTLARYGVDKVEDLPVQWAGLVGMEGERLTSGLFDRHARDAFAREAAQNQLVRQLGVLSPLIAVRQLSMSLAATDTESHQDFLEQVERHRYAFVQALNLLQVTKIPNQNAGADPRISAEHWKTLPGFTYRQPDVLQLAGERIQANLLVLVCWLAVLLAGCGLAARRLEEASR from the coding sequence ATGAGCTTCCGACACACGAAAGTGCTCCGGGTGGCCGCCGAGGAGTGGCGCGCCCTGGTGCGCAACCGGGTGGCGGTGATCGCCAGCCTCACGCTCGTGGCCCTGCTGGTGACCTCCGCCCTCCTGGGCCTGGAGCAGCGCGAGGCCACGCGGGCGGCCCGGGCCCGCTACCAGGCCACGGCGGACGAGGCGTTCGACGCCCAGCCGGACCGCCATCCACACCGGATGGTGCACTACGGACAGTTCGTCTTCCGGCCCCTCTCGGCCCTGGCCTTCTTCGATCCGGGAGTGGATGGCTTCACCGGCAACACGGTGTTCCTGGAAGGCCACCGGCAGAACAGCGCCAACTTCAGCGAGGCGCGGCAGTCCTCACTGCTGCTGCGCTTCGGCCAGTTGACGCCGGCCTTCGTGCTGCAGACCCTGGCGCCGCTGCTCATCGTCTTCCTCGCCTTCGGGGCCGTGGCACGCGAGCGCGAGCAGGGGACGCTGCGGCTGCTGCTGGCCCAGGGCCTGCGCCCGTCCGAGCTCGCCGCGGGCAAGCTGTTGGCCCATGCCGGCGGGGTGGCCGCGATCGCCGCGCCGGCGCTCCTGGTGCTGGCGGCCGTGGCGCTCGCGGGCTGGGCGCCCCCCGTGCCCAGCCTGCTGCTGGTGTCCGGCTATCTCGTCTACCTGTTCATCTGGGCGGTGGGGGCCCTGCTCGTGTCGCTGCTGGTCCGGCGCGCCCGGGATGCGATGATCGTCCTGGTCGCGGCCTGGATGGGCGTGGTCATCCTCGCACCCCGGCTGCTTCCCGAGCTCGCGGTGGCGCGCCTCCCCACGCCGACGCGCATCGAGACGGACGTGACGATCCACCGGGAGCTCAAGCGGATCGGCGACAGCCACAATCCAGACGACCCCTACTTCTCCGAGTTCAAGGCGAAGACCCTCGCCCGTTATGGCGTCGACAAGGTCGAGGACCTTCCGGTCCAGTGGGCGGGGCTGGTCGGCATGGAGGGCGAGCGCCTGACGAGCGGGCTGTTCGATCGCCACGCGCGAGACGCCTTCGCCCGCGAGGCGGCGCAGAACCAGCTCGTGCGCCAGCTCGGAGTGCTCAGCCCGCTCATCGCCGTGCGCCAGCTCTCCATGAGTCTGGCCGCCACCGACACCGAGAGCCATCAGGACTTCCTGGAGCAGGTGGAGCGGCACCGCTACGCCTTCGTCCAGGCGCTCAACCTCCTGCAGGTGACGAAGATCCCGAACCAGAACGCCGGAGCGGACCCCCGGATCTCCGCCGAGCATTGGAAGACGCTGCCGGGCTTCACCTACCGGCAGCCGGACGTGCTCCAGCTCGCGGGCGAGCGGATCCAGGCCAACCTCCTGGTGCTGGTCTGCTGGCTGGCGGTCTTGCTCGCCGGCTGCGGCCTCGCCGCCCGGCGCCTGGAGGAGGCCTCGCGATGA
- a CDS encoding SDR family NAD(P)-dependent oxidoreductase: protein MSPKPTAEGVTEGIDLAGQRFLITGASSGLGLELARVLALRGASLVLPVRSLDKGRRVLDSAGLDEEARGRCELVVCDLSRLEAVRALVDSLVQQGRSFQGLALNAGVFGLPFELTPEGLEFTFASNFAGHFVLLHGLLRHRLLVPTGRVLATLSEAVRLNPFLRPDVRLLTEPRAHAKRFGAASSPTAKVLLSLSLLHLARAVRGTWAEPMEFFGVDPGATLTDNINQGGRVAQALMRVLGPRLLKPVGQGAAVLAWALTTPSLPGERGLRYFTNELAPVSIPRRWLDADLAEQVWRASEAHLATGPLRL, encoded by the coding sequence ATGAGCCCAAAACCGACTGCAGAGGGAGTTACCGAGGGCATCGACCTGGCGGGGCAGCGATTTCTCATCACGGGGGCCTCGAGTGGCCTCGGCCTCGAGCTCGCCCGGGTCCTCGCGCTGCGGGGCGCGAGCCTCGTCTTGCCCGTGCGCAGCCTCGACAAAGGCCGTCGCGTGCTCGACAGCGCGGGGCTTGACGAGGAGGCGCGTGGCCGCTGCGAGCTCGTCGTGTGCGACCTGTCGCGCTTGGAGGCCGTGCGCGCCCTGGTCGACTCCCTCGTCCAGCAGGGGCGGTCCTTCCAGGGGCTCGCGCTCAATGCGGGTGTCTTCGGCCTGCCTTTCGAGTTGACGCCCGAGGGCCTCGAGTTCACCTTCGCCTCGAACTTCGCGGGCCACTTCGTGCTCCTCCATGGCCTCCTGCGGCACCGGCTCCTGGTCCCCACCGGCCGGGTGCTGGCGACGCTCTCGGAGGCCGTTCGGCTCAACCCGTTCCTCCGTCCGGACGTCCGCCTGCTCACCGAGCCTCGCGCGCATGCGAAGCGCTTCGGCGCGGCCTCGAGCCCGACGGCGAAGGTCCTCCTCTCGCTCAGTCTGCTGCACCTCGCGCGGGCCGTCCGGGGAACCTGGGCGGAACCGATGGAGTTCTTCGGAGTCGACCCGGGTGCGACGCTCACGGACAACATCAACCAGGGAGGCCGGGTGGCGCAGGCGCTGATGCGCGTGCTCGGGCCTCGACTCCTCAAGCCGGTGGGGCAGGGCGCGGCGGTGCTTGCCTGGGCCCTCACGACGCCATCGCTGCCCGGCGAGCGCGGCTTGCGCTACTTCACGAACGAGCTCGCGCCCGTATCGATCCCACGGCGCTGGCTGGATGCGGACCTCGCCGAGCAGGTCTGGCGCGCCAGCGAAGCGCACCTGGCCACGGGTCCGCTGCGGCTTTGA
- a CDS encoding class I SAM-dependent methyltransferase: MVEERADERGSITESQFDDLPGLYESMAQWPFRKEIETPSVLQRLGSVEQMDVLDFGCGSGLYSRLLKERGARRVVGYDEAEGMLRYASRREEKERRGIEYTSRLADRLEGQFDVVLGVYVLPYASTREGLHAMCASMSRLLRPGGRLLTLPIHPAYEGDPEYYRPYGLRLVSDRPHEEGGAVQLELSYDHLCMMRPEHGPDWATAGHVQEER; the protein is encoded by the coding sequence ATGGTCGAAGAGCGCGCGGATGAGAGGGGCTCCATCACGGAGAGTCAGTTCGATGATCTCCCGGGACTTTACGAGAGCATGGCTCAGTGGCCCTTCCGTAAAGAGATAGAAACTCCAAGTGTGCTGCAGCGTCTCGGGAGCGTCGAGCAGATGGACGTGCTCGATTTCGGCTGCGGGTCGGGACTGTACTCCCGCCTCTTGAAGGAGCGGGGCGCGAGGCGAGTGGTTGGCTATGACGAGGCGGAGGGCATGCTTCGCTATGCCTCCCGGCGCGAGGAGAAGGAGCGGCGAGGGATTGAATATACGTCAAGACTTGCGGACCGCCTGGAGGGGCAGTTTGACGTCGTCCTGGGGGTCTATGTATTGCCTTACGCGTCCACGCGTGAGGGGCTGCATGCGATGTGCGCGAGCATGTCTCGGCTCCTGCGTCCCGGTGGGCGACTCCTCACGTTGCCGATTCATCCCGCCTACGAGGGGGACCCGGAGTATTACCGGCCCTATGGCCTGCGCCTCGTCTCCGACCGCCCCCACGAGGAAGGCGGCGCGGTCCAACTGGAGCTGAGCTACGACCACTTATGCATGATGCGACCGGAACACGGGCCGGATTGGGCCACAGCAGGCCATGTTCAAGAGGAGCGGTGA
- a CDS encoding FAD-binding protein, whose protein sequence is MTGRVHSRRTLLQGALVAMAFNPASRSWAATLEPGSVPLPPLEGALLMDAASLTAAAEDFGHIVHRTPWAVLVPGSVGDIVAMVRFARRQGLHIAAARGLGESHSTYGQSQVPAGIVIDMSALSTIHEIGESSAWVDAGVRWRQLLEATLPSGRSPPTLTDYIELSIGGTLSVGGIGGQAFRWGLQVDNVLELDVVTGEGELVRCSPSCERHLFDAVRSGLGQFGIIVRARVRLVEVPPRARTYTALYGDLHRFLDDQRWLIEDGRFDYVEGAVVSSAGGWAFQLEAVKYFTPGAEPRDDRLLAGLGFQPGTLQVTDSSYFDFANRLAPLVAMLQQLGIWEFPHPWMDMFVPARSAAAFVEEVLSQTTEADMGQGPILLYPFRSAALTAPFLRVPTDPHVFLFSLLRTAIPPTPENVAALVRKNRAIFERLTAMGGKLYPVDAVPLSRADWRRHLHPYWERFEYAKRRFDPARILTPGQGIF, encoded by the coding sequence ATGACGGGTCGAGTTCACTCCCGGAGGACGTTGCTCCAGGGCGCGTTGGTGGCCATGGCATTCAACCCCGCGAGCCGGAGCTGGGCCGCCACGCTGGAGCCCGGCTCCGTCCCCCTTCCTCCGCTGGAAGGGGCGCTGCTGATGGACGCGGCGTCGCTCACCGCGGCTGCGGAGGACTTTGGCCACATCGTCCACCGCACGCCCTGGGCTGTGCTCGTCCCGGGCTCGGTGGGAGACATCGTGGCCATGGTCCGCTTCGCGCGCCGCCAGGGCCTGCACATCGCCGCCGCGCGAGGGCTCGGCGAGAGCCACAGCACTTACGGCCAGTCCCAGGTGCCGGCGGGCATCGTCATCGACATGTCCGCGCTTTCGACCATCCACGAGATTGGCGAGTCGAGCGCTTGGGTGGACGCGGGTGTCCGGTGGCGTCAGTTGCTGGAGGCCACGCTTCCTTCCGGCAGGAGCCCTCCGACACTCACCGACTACATCGAGTTGAGCATCGGTGGGACGCTGTCGGTGGGTGGCATTGGTGGGCAGGCGTTTCGCTGGGGTCTCCAGGTGGACAACGTCCTGGAGCTGGATGTCGTCACGGGGGAGGGCGAACTCGTGCGGTGCTCGCCCTCATGCGAGCGGCACCTGTTCGACGCCGTGCGGTCGGGGCTGGGCCAGTTCGGCATCATCGTGCGTGCCCGGGTACGGCTCGTCGAGGTGCCTCCCCGTGCGCGGACCTACACCGCGCTGTACGGCGACCTCCACCGCTTCCTGGACGACCAGCGGTGGCTTATCGAGGACGGCCGTTTCGACTATGTCGAGGGTGCCGTTGTCTCCTCCGCTGGCGGATGGGCCTTCCAACTCGAGGCGGTGAAGTACTTCACCCCTGGCGCCGAGCCGCGGGACGACAGGCTGCTCGCGGGCCTCGGCTTCCAACCCGGGACGCTCCAGGTGACGGACAGCAGCTACTTCGACTTCGCCAACCGACTCGCGCCGTTGGTGGCAATGCTCCAACAGCTCGGTATCTGGGAGTTTCCGCACCCGTGGATGGACATGTTCGTTCCCGCCCGGTCCGCGGCCGCGTTCGTGGAGGAGGTGCTATCGCAGACCACCGAGGCAGACATGGGGCAGGGGCCCATTCTGCTCTACCCCTTCCGCTCAGCAGCGCTCACCGCCCCCTTCCTCCGAGTCCCCACGGATCCGCACGTCTTTCTCTTCTCGCTGCTGCGTACCGCCATTCCGCCGACGCCGGAGAACGTGGCGGCCCTCGTGCGGAAGAACCGCGCCATCTTCGAGCGGCTCACCGCCATGGGCGGAAAGCTGTACCCCGTGGACGCCGTTCCTCTGAGTCGTGCCGACTGGCGCCGCCACCTGCACCCCTATTGGGAGCGCTTCGAGTACGCGAAGCGTCGCTTCGACCCGGCTCGTATCCTCACGCCAGGTCAGGGCATCTTCTGA
- a CDS encoding SAM-dependent methyltransferase, with protein sequence MKTITLQAVGRVHSTRGKAEDDNWDEEKVYIELDATQFTPEALAGLTDFSHVEILFHMDQVDPAKVEKTARHPRNNTDWPKVGIFAQRGKNRPNQMGATICRVLKVDGIQLHLEGLDAIDGSPVLDIKPWVAEFAPRGEVFQPQWITELMRSYWRS encoded by the coding sequence ATGAAAACCATCACCTTACAAGCCGTCGGCCGAGTGCATTCCACCCGCGGAAAAGCGGAAGACGATAATTGGGACGAGGAGAAGGTCTATATCGAACTAGACGCTACTCAATTTACCCCCGAAGCCCTGGCCGGCCTCACGGATTTTTCCCACGTGGAAATCCTCTTCCATATGGACCAGGTGGATCCCGCCAAGGTGGAGAAGACGGCCAGGCACCCGCGCAACAATACGGATTGGCCGAAGGTTGGGATCTTCGCCCAGAGGGGAAAGAACCGGCCGAACCAGATGGGGGCTACCATTTGCCGGGTTTTGAAGGTGGATGGCATCCAGCTGCACCTCGAGGGCCTCGACGCCATCGATGGCTCGCCGGTGCTGGATATCAAGCCCTGGGTGGCGGAGTTCGCGCCGCGGGGAGAGGTGTTCCAGCCCCAGTGGATCACGGAACTCATGCGGAGTTATTGGCGCTCTTGA
- a CDS encoding NAD-dependent epimerase/dehydratase family protein — MKVLVTGAAGFIGYHVCERLLARGDTVIGVDNLDVSGDVTLKATRLSRLRSAPNFGFHRMDIRDARACRELFTGARPERVVHLAARVGVRAEPVDSQDYAETNVSGFLQVLESCRRTGVGHLVFASSSSVYGADTPVPFSEQAAATHPLNLYAATKRADELLAHAYSYQYGLPITGLRLFSVYGPWGRPDMAPMLFLRAMLEGRPLVLHGEGKPQRDFTYVDDVVEALMRVLDAPPTGGVPRSRVLNVGRGVPVAVARLVDLLEELLGSKAWVELQAAPPGEMHVTCADVTALEHVTGFRPSIPLEQGLTRLVAWYRGHEG; from the coding sequence ATGAAGGTGCTCGTCACGGGAGCCGCGGGCTTCATCGGTTATCACGTCTGTGAGCGGCTGCTGGCCCGGGGGGACACGGTCATCGGGGTGGACAACCTGGACGTGTCGGGAGACGTGACGCTGAAGGCGACGCGGCTGTCGCGGCTGAGGTCGGCGCCGAACTTCGGCTTCCACCGGATGGACATCCGGGACGCGAGGGCCTGCCGGGAGCTCTTCACGGGGGCGCGGCCGGAGCGCGTGGTGCACCTGGCGGCGCGCGTGGGGGTGAGGGCGGAGCCGGTGGACTCCCAGGACTACGCGGAGACGAACGTCTCGGGCTTCCTCCAGGTGTTGGAGTCCTGCCGGCGCACGGGGGTGGGGCACCTGGTGTTCGCCTCGTCGAGCTCGGTGTACGGAGCGGACACGCCGGTGCCGTTCTCCGAGCAGGCGGCGGCGACCCACCCGCTGAACCTGTATGCGGCGACGAAGCGAGCGGACGAGCTGCTGGCGCACGCCTACAGCTACCAGTACGGCCTGCCCATCACCGGACTGCGGCTGTTCTCGGTGTATGGCCCGTGGGGGCGGCCGGACATGGCGCCCATGCTGTTCCTGCGGGCGATGCTGGAGGGCCGCCCGCTGGTGCTGCACGGCGAGGGCAAGCCCCAGCGCGACTTCACCTACGTGGACGACGTGGTGGAGGCGCTGATGCGGGTGCTGGACGCTCCGCCCACCGGCGGCGTGCCGCGCTCCCGCGTGTTGAACGTGGGCCGGGGAGTGCCCGTGGCGGTGGCGCGGCTCGTGGACCTGCTGGAGGAGCTGCTGGGCAGCAAGGCATGGGTGGAACTCCAGGCCGCGCCCCCCGGAGAGATGCACGTGACGTGCGCGGACGTGACGGCGCTGGAGCACGTGACGGGCTTCCGTCCCTCCATCCCTCTGGAGCAGGGGCTGACCCGGCTCGTGGCCTGGTACCGGGGCCACGAGGGCTGA
- a CDS encoding SDR family NAD(P)-dependent oxidoreductase, which produces MTLRTAIVTGAASGIGALAVQRLRARGVNVVAADRTPALTELYAGDRGIVTAVGDVTDPGYAPDLVRTAETAFGPVDQLFHSAGIMPAGEIGDIPIEQFLTVVDVNYIGTVRMTRAVLPSMRERRSGQIIVLGSITGYIPSKGFAAYSASKAAVNSYTETLDQEERGHGIHVLLVAPNAVKTPLLSQMSGGPAAIAALAQKESSPLMITPDKVLNDIERALARRRHLCLPGARAAYTLRRLSPALAWALNNRLNQA; this is translated from the coding sequence GTGACCCTCCGCACCGCTATCGTCACGGGAGCCGCGAGCGGCATCGGCGCCCTCGCGGTGCAACGCCTGCGAGCGCGCGGCGTGAACGTCGTCGCCGCCGACCGCACGCCGGCGCTCACCGAGTTGTACGCCGGTGACCGGGGCATCGTCACGGCCGTCGGCGACGTCACTGATCCCGGCTACGCGCCCGACCTCGTCCGCACGGCGGAAACAGCTTTCGGTCCTGTTGACCAGCTGTTCCACTCGGCGGGGATCATGCCCGCCGGCGAAATCGGCGACATCCCCATCGAGCAGTTCCTCACTGTCGTCGACGTCAACTACATCGGAACCGTGCGCATGACCCGCGCCGTGCTGCCCTCGATGCGCGAGCGCCGTAGCGGGCAGATCATCGTACTGGGCTCCATCACGGGCTACATTCCGAGCAAAGGCTTCGCCGCCTATTCGGCGAGCAAGGCCGCGGTCAACAGCTATACCGAGACGCTCGACCAGGAGGAGCGCGGGCACGGCATCCATGTTCTTCTTGTCGCCCCGAACGCCGTCAAGACACCGCTGCTGAGCCAGATGAGCGGAGGGCCCGCGGCCATCGCGGCGCTCGCCCAGAAGGAGTCCTCCCCGCTCATGATCACCCCCGACAAGGTCCTCAATGACATTGAGCGCGCCCTGGCCCGGCGTCGGCACCTCTGCCTGCCCGGTGCCCGCGCGGCCTACACTCTGCGCCGACTCTCCCCCGCCCTCGCCTGGGCATTGAACAATCGGCTCAATCAGGCGTGA
- a CDS encoding ABC transporter ATP-binding protein, with protein sequence MSDIVNTGALEAVGLEHRYGSKTVLRGLNFTVEPGQIYALLGGNGAGKSTTLGIFLGLVRPTAGRARVCGQEVAADPQAARSRLAYVPENVALYEHLSARENLDYFLTLAGSEQSAPSDIDAALEAVGLAHEAWGKRVGGFSKGMRQKVAIALAIARRVPVLLLDEPTSGLDPRATGDFNRLLDTARSRGVATLMVTHDLLSAAEIADRIGFLAQGRLEEELAATGEGRFDVRALHQRYARAGEAA encoded by the coding sequence ATGTCCGACATCGTGAACACCGGTGCGCTCGAGGCCGTCGGGCTCGAGCACCGCTATGGCTCGAAGACCGTTCTTCGAGGGCTGAACTTCACCGTGGAGCCCGGGCAGATCTACGCCCTGCTCGGCGGCAACGGCGCGGGCAAGTCGACGACGCTCGGCATCTTCCTGGGCCTGGTACGCCCGACGGCGGGGCGGGCCCGGGTGTGTGGCCAGGAGGTGGCGGCCGATCCCCAGGCCGCGCGGTCGCGCCTGGCCTATGTCCCCGAGAACGTGGCCCTCTACGAGCACCTCAGCGCGCGGGAGAACCTCGACTACTTCCTGACCCTCGCGGGGAGCGAGCAGAGCGCGCCGTCGGACATCGACGCGGCGCTGGAGGCAGTCGGCCTGGCGCACGAGGCGTGGGGCAAGCGCGTGGGCGGGTTCTCCAAGGGCATGCGCCAGAAGGTGGCGATCGCGCTGGCCATCGCCCGGCGCGTGCCCGTGCTGCTCCTGGACGAGCCGACCTCGGGCCTGGATCCACGGGCGACCGGGGACTTCAACCGCCTGCTGGACACGGCCCGCTCCCGGGGGGTCGCCACCCTGATGGTGACGCACGACTTGCTGAGCGCCGCCGAGATCGCCGACCGGATCGGCTTCCTGGCCCAGGGCCGGCTCGAGGAGGAGCTGGCCGCCACCGGCGAGGGACGGTTCGACGTCCGGGCCTTGCATCAGCGCTACGCGCGGGCAGGGGAGGCGGCATGA
- a CDS encoding EF-hand domain-containing protein yields MTTDLQAKKFNYVFKWFDQNGDGWITQDDIEKMVKLFTALADEKDQKNKSAMNKGFMNWWNLLLEARENKASEKIGKQEFIRIMDAVVIAPKNFEIAVGNIVDGLLGALDRDGNGSLSKEEYVGMYDALGIPPTTSTEAFRRLDRDSDGEISRAEFHQALFEYYLSADPNAPGNWLLGPMDVLK; encoded by the coding sequence GTGACAACGGATTTGCAGGCCAAGAAGTTCAATTACGTGTTCAAGTGGTTCGACCAGAATGGCGATGGATGGATCACCCAGGACGACATCGAGAAAATGGTCAAGCTGTTCACCGCCCTGGCGGACGAGAAGGATCAAAAGAACAAGAGTGCGATGAACAAGGGGTTCATGAACTGGTGGAACCTCCTGCTGGAGGCCCGCGAGAACAAGGCGAGCGAGAAGATCGGGAAGCAGGAGTTCATCCGCATCATGGATGCTGTCGTGATCGCCCCGAAGAATTTCGAGATTGCCGTGGGCAACATCGTCGACGGGTTGCTGGGCGCTCTTGACCGCGACGGCAATGGCAGCCTCTCGAAGGAAGAGTACGTGGGGATGTACGACGCGCTTGGAATCCCTCCGACCACCTCCACCGAGGCCTTCAGGAGGCTCGACCGGGACAGCGACGGCGAGATCAGTCGTGCGGAGTTCCATCAGGCCCTCTTCGAATACTACCTGAGTGCGGACCCGAACGCTCCTGGCAACTGGCTGCTGGGTCCCATGGATGTCCTCAAATAA
- a CDS encoding TetR/AcrR family transcriptional regulator, translated as MSPEQPAGRKSRFSEERRAEVYRATIALIAERGYQGASIDEIAVRTQTSKATLYRQWGDKSNLVLTALRAESGLAVETIDTGSLDGDLTALMDMFGARAGQNVRLVLTIADAAQRDLELHTTLVRYGMPELSGIERILSRAVERGELPADHPAIPHVPHLLIGALFGVAVIEGPEARIDAERMRGFLSDVLLPLLGRCE; from the coding sequence ATGAGTCCCGAACAACCTGCCGGCCGCAAGAGCCGGTTCAGCGAGGAACGACGTGCCGAGGTGTATCGCGCCACCATCGCGCTGATCGCGGAGCGCGGTTACCAAGGAGCGAGCATCGACGAGATCGCGGTCCGCACACAGACGAGCAAAGCGACGCTCTACCGTCAGTGGGGCGACAAGTCGAACCTGGTGCTCACCGCGTTACGGGCCGAGAGCGGTCTGGCCGTCGAGACCATTGACACCGGTTCACTCGACGGCGACCTCACCGCCCTCATGGACATGTTTGGTGCCCGCGCGGGCCAGAACGTGCGACTGGTCCTGACGATCGCCGATGCCGCTCAGCGCGACCTGGAATTGCACACCACGCTCGTGCGCTACGGCATGCCCGAACTTTCCGGCATCGAGCGTATCCTCTCGCGCGCGGTGGAGCGCGGCGAACTGCCGGCCGACCACCCGGCGATCCCCCACGTGCCGCACCTGCTCATCGGCGCCCTGTTCGGCGTCGCCGTCATCGAAGGGCCGGAGGCGCGCATCGACGCCGAGCGCATGCGCGGATTCCTGAGTGACGTCCTCCTGCCGCTTCTCGGAAGGTGCGAGTAG